Genomic window (Arcobacter aquimarinus):
TGGTTGTCTCCATTGGTGAGCAATATTTGAAATCATTTCACCTAAGGCAATTAATTTTGATTTTTGAATTAAAAGTTGTTCTTTTTCTCTATTTTTTTCAATCTCAATTTTTACTTTTTCTTCTAATGATTGATTTAAAGACTCAAGTTCATTTGCATTTTTTCTAACTTTTTCTTCATAATTTTTTAATATATCATCAATTTTTTGAGAAATTACTATTGAAATTAATATAGCAATAGATAAAAACATCAAGAATAAAACTACATTTTGTACAATTTGTTTTTTTATTCTTTGTTTTAAATCTTCTCTTTTTAGTTGAATTTCATTTTCCATATCATCTGTATAAATACCAACAGCGATAATCCAGTTAAATCTTTCATAATATTTAAAATAAGATAATTTATATTGTGATTTATCAGAATTTGGTTTTTTATAGGCATATAAAGTATAAGATTCACCTTTTTGTCTAATATCTTTCATAAAATCTTCTCTAAACTTTTTACCATCTGTATCTTTATAATTTGTTGAAATTAATCTTCCAACTAAATCAGGTCGGTTTGGATTTACAACTAAAACTGCAAAATCATCTCCTCCTTGCATATTTATTACATCATAAGCAAAAAAATAATTACTTTTGTTCTCTTCAAAATTGATATTATTAAGAAGTTTTATAGCATCTGTTTTTAATTCTTCATCTTCTAAATTTGATTTTGCAATATTATAATTTAAAATATCAATAACTGTATGAACCTCTTTTTTTAGGGTCTTTTTTTTCTCTTGATGAAACTCTTTTACAAATTTATCCATTTCAACTTCAAAATTATCATAGGTATTAGTTACATAAAAGTAAGAGATAGCAAAAATCATTGAGGACATAATAATAATAAATGTAAAAATGATGATTTTTGATAGATTTTTTTCTATACTATAGTTCAAAATAACCCCTTAATTAGCAATGATTTGCTATGATAACATATCTTTTCTAATAGGGATTTTTATAATATGAAAAATAATTCATTAAGTAAACTTTGTGCTTTTACTGTTTTGTATGTTGAAGATGAAGATGGAATTAGAAATAATATTGAAGAGATTCTAAAACATTTGTTTAAAGAAGTTTATAGTGCTAAAAATTGCAGTGAAGCATCTATTAAATATTTACAGTTTAAACCTGATTTAATTATTACTGATATTAGAATGGGAAATGAAACAGGAATAGATTTTATTAAAAAAATTAGACAAACTGATTCAAAAACAAGAGTTATTATAACTTCTGCATATACGGATTTGGAGTATTTATTAAAAGCTACAGAGTTGCATTTAGTAAAATATATCGTAAAACCCATAACAAATGATAATTTGATGGAAGCTTTAGAACTTTTTGTTAAATCTTTTGATGATAATAAAATATATACTTTGACACAAAATTGGTTTTTTGATTACACTAAATCAACGGTTTCAAATGGAAATGAAGATTTTCTTCTTACAAAAAAAGAGGCTATGTTTTTAAAATTACTTGTTAGTAAAAATAGAATAATTACTTATGAAGAGCTTGAAAATTCAATTTGGGATGATGACTCTGTTATGACAGCAAATGCAATGAGGCTTTTTATAAAGAATTTAAGAAAAAAATTGCCAGAAAATTTTTTAAAAAATGTTCAAGGAATAGGATATTATCACGATAGTAAGGCTATTCAAGATTTATAAAATATATTTAGAATACTTAAAAATAAGTATTCTAAAATCTAAAAAAGTTTCTCTTTAGAGATTATAACTCCATCATTATCAGCATAAAGATAATCTCCATTACTAAAACTAATTCCTTCAAAATTTAGTTCAATATCTCTTTTTGAATCAGTTATATCAAAATTTCTAAGTGGACAAGTTCCTATTGCTAAAAGTCCAACATTTATATTTCTAGTATTATCGATATCTCTTACATATCCGTTTACAATAATTGCTCTCCAATTGTTATTTCTAGCATAACTCATTAGTTTATCGCCTACAACACCAAAAAATTCTTGATTATTATCTACAACAACAATCTTCCCTTCACCATTTTCATTTTTTAATATATCAATTAAAAGCCAATTACTTTTGTCCAGTTTTACAGTTACAATTTGCCCATAAAAATTTTTTAATCCACCATAATTTTTGAATTTAGAAGGTAAAACATCTATTTTTTTATCTCTATTATCATCACATAAATCTGCTGTTTGAATATTCATCTTTTTTTCCTTATCTTCCATAAATATAAACTTGATGATATTAAAAACTAATGTATAAAAAGTGTATAAATTAAATAAATATTAAAAAAAAATATTAATTAAACCATTTAATATTTTCTCTTAAATTTACAACTTCTCCAATTATTATCATTACTGGAGTTGGTAGATTTTTTGAATCTTCTACTATGTTTTTAAGTGTAGAAACTACTACTTCTTGGTCTTTTGTTGTCCCTTTTGAAATTACAGCACATGGATAGTTTTCACTTTTTCCAAGTGATATTAACTTTGAAGTAATAATCTCAAGATTATGATAACCCATTAAAAATACAATTGTTTCATCATTTAAAAAAGTTTTCCATTCTATTTGAGATATTTTCTTTTTTGGATTTTCATGACCTGTTACTACTCTAAAAGAAGTTGTTATTCCTCTATGGGTTACTGGAATTCCTGCATACGCTGGAACAGCAATAGCTGAGCTGATTCCTGGGATTATTTCAAATTTTATATCTCTTTGCTGTAAATATAAAGCTTCTTCTCCTCCACGACCAAAAACAAAAGGATCACCACCTTTTAATCTTACTACATTTTCATATTTTAATGTTGCTTGATAAATTAATTCGTTTATTTCATCTTGAGGTAAAGTATGTTTTTTATCTTCTTTTCCAACATAGATTAAATCACAATCTTTTTTTACCATCTCTAAAATCTCTGGATTTACCAATCTATCATAGATTAAAACATCAGCATTTTGAATTACTCTTAAGGCTTTTAAAGTAAGAAGTTCAATATCACCAGGACCAGCTCCTGTTAAATAAACTTTAGACATTGATTAATATTCCTTATATATATTATTTAATTAAATTATATCTAAAATTTTTTATAAGAACTTTATGATGATTTCATAGTATTACA
Coding sequences:
- a CDS encoding cache domain-containing protein, yielding MNYSIEKNLSKIIIFTFIIIMSSMIFAISYFYVTNTYDNFEVEMDKFVKEFHQEKKKTLKKEVHTVIDILNYNIAKSNLEDEELKTDAIKLLNNINFEENKSNYFFAYDVINMQGGDDFAVLVVNPNRPDLVGRLISTNYKDTDGKKFREDFMKDIRQKGESYTLYAYKKPNSDKSQYKLSYFKYYERFNWIIAVGIYTDDMENEIQLKREDLKQRIKKQIVQNVVLFLMFLSIAILISIVISQKIDDILKNYEEKVRKNANELESLNQSLEEKVKIEIEKNREKEQLLIQKSKLIALGEMISNIAHQWRQPLSELSSILMFIKFKFDLNALDSQTMDKKSKEATQVLEYMSHTIDDFRNFFMPKKDKEEFYLNKVINSIMTIVSSGLQNNNINVEINIDDNITLKTYLNEYQQVILNILKNAKDILIEKNIKNPLIKMEAKIDETHIILTIEDNGGGVFVEPLNKIFEPYFTTKSKSDGTGIGLYMSKIIVEKNMQGILKVKNTNLGAKFYICIPKIN
- a CDS encoding response regulator transcription factor, whose product is MKNNSLSKLCAFTVLYVEDEDGIRNNIEEILKHLFKEVYSAKNCSEASIKYLQFKPDLIITDIRMGNETGIDFIKKIRQTDSKTRVIITSAYTDLEYLLKATELHLVKYIVKPITNDNLMEALELFVKSFDDNKIYTLTQNWFFDYTKSTVSNGNEDFLLTKKEAMFLKLLVSKNRIITYEELENSIWDDDSVMTANAMRLFIKNLRKKLPENFLKNVQGIGYYHDSKAIQDL
- the rraA gene encoding ribonuclease E activity regulator RraA yields the protein MNIQTADLCDDNRDKKIDVLPSKFKNYGGLKNFYGQIVTVKLDKSNWLLIDILKNENGEGKIVVVDNNQEFFGVVGDKLMSYARNNNWRAIIVNGYVRDIDNTRNINVGLLAIGTCPLRNFDITDSKRDIELNFEGISFSNGDYLYADNDGVIISKEKLF
- the cobA gene encoding uroporphyrinogen-III C-methyltransferase, with the translated sequence MSKVYLTGAGPGDIELLTLKALRVIQNADVLIYDRLVNPEILEMVKKDCDLIYVGKEDKKHTLPQDEINELIYQATLKYENVVRLKGGDPFVFGRGGEEALYLQQRDIKFEIIPGISSAIAVPAYAGIPVTHRGITTSFRVVTGHENPKKKISQIEWKTFLNDETIVFLMGYHNLEIITSKLISLGKSENYPCAVISKGTTKDQEVVVSTLKNIVEDSKNLPTPVMIIIGEVVNLRENIKWFN